The genomic window GGTATCAAGAATTTCTTCGAAATTAGGATCAAGAAACGCCTTAGCATAATTCTTATCGTGACGCGTATTTGCTTTAAAATGATACGTTCTGTCATCTGTATCATATTCATAAATCCCTTCTAATACCGATTCAGAGCCTTCATTACCGTAGATGCCAACAATATTCATTATGAATTTATTATCAGACTGAAGGTAAACATTGTTGACAGAACCATAAGTACTCTCCTCATCTAAACTCTCCACTGACATGATCGTGTGAGCTTGATTTGGAGTTGAATCATCCTCATTATTACAAGAGATAAAAGCTAATAGCATGACGAATGAATAGATTACTTTTTTCATTTTTAAAAATTAAGTTTTAGTAAAAAAAATAGGTATCAGATAATTAGGAACAAGCATAGTCTTTTAAATAATTAATACACATCTTTAGGTTTTTCATTATTCTATAGAAGTGAGAGTCTATGTTTTAGAGACCATTACAACTCAAATGTTAGTTCCAGCTAATATTTTAAATAAAATCTATAGAAGTGTTTTAAACATAGTTTTGCTTATTTCATTAAATAGGTTTTATGTAATTAGATAAAGATTATGATGATACCGATGCAAACATACAAAATTATAACGTTGGTTTTGGTGTTAATTATTTCTTAATAGAAATGATTATTGTAATATTTAATTTTGAAGAAAAGCTTGACTAAGCAACTAACATATTAAATTATATACATCCGTTAATTCTTATAACAATCTTAAACACCCATGTATAAACCTCTACCTAAATCGTATAAACTATTGTAACAAATCATTAATAAAATGAACAACAAGATCCAAAAATCATATCAAAGTAACGCCTTTGGGGATCGGGTAATCTATACATCTTTAAAAGGATCGATTGCATTGGACTATCCTTGTTACTTACAATATTCGAAATTTGAGCTAAAGAACCTGCAAGGAAATTTAGTGAAGAAGAATGAATCCTATGGTAGTTTAGAAGTTGCCGAGGAAAGAATAGAAAAATTATTGAGTTAATAGCAGCTCAATTGAAAATATATATTTGTGTATAAGTGTGTATAAACAAAAAGAGCCGCATATTTTTATGTGGCTCTTCTCATTTTATCCATTTTGGCAAAATTGCCAAAACCGTTTATTATAAAGAGGAAACAGAATGTAAAACCGATTCTCTCAACATATGGAATTCGTTTTCCATGGAAAGTGCTAAATAATGACTTTCATGCTCTACGTTAGATTCCTGTGTTTCTGAAACTGAAATCACTCCTATCTTTAATTTATCTTTTTCAATTTTCTTGATGGCACTTTTAGTCAGCTTATCTTTTACCACAATATACATTTTATGTGTATAAGCCGTATAAGTACTCAAAGAGTCGATGTATTCTAGATCGTCTAAAGTAGAAACTATCTGATATCCCACGATTAATGGGAATAGATCTGATTCTGACAATTTAATAAATTGAACAACATCAATATTCTTGGCTTGCTTTACTTCCTTACCTTCTTCGAAGAATCTAAGTGCAAAATCATTAATATGATTTACTTTCACTTGATCTAAAGTGATATTATCAAATTTCTCTTTAGGGTTTCTAAAAGCATAGCCTACTTTAGCAATACCGTTCACCAATTCTTTATTATGCAATAAAGATTGTATCACTTTTGGAGTTAGATTCACCTTTTTAGGTTTTGCCTCTCCTTTTGCTTTTTCTTTCTCCTGCTTTTCGACTGCTCTTATATCCGACCAAGCTTTATGAATAGAAAGGTCTCCATTGATCACAGACTTCACGATATCCTCTCCGCCTTTCTCTATGACCTTCTTCATTTTGGTCACATTCTTCGTAGAAACACCGGCAATTTTAGCAGCTTCTTCTGCACGGTTAATTCTACCGCTAGCATCAAGATTAAGTGTATCTTTAAATTGATCTAACTCTAATTCATCTTCACTTTTCTCAACAGGTTGAATTTCTTTGGCAGTTTCTTTTTGTACCGTTTCCTTTTTATTGAAGGATTCAACTTGTTTTTTCTTTCTTTCTTTGGCCTCAACTCCTAAAAACTCTGTTAGCTGAAGAGCAATAGTGATTTTTTCTGCATCACCAATATTTCTTCTTCCTAATTGGTTTCTAAGCATCCAAATCCTCACATCGTTATGAGAATTGAATTTAAGCTCTTTACAAGGTATGTAAGCCAAACCTAGTTTTACTGCAGCTTCACATCTATGGTGACCATCAACTACCGTATGAACTAAACGGGCAGCTCCATTCTCGTCTCTAAGAGTATGTGTCCAGTATAATATAGGTTCTCTTACCCCTTCTTCTTTTATTGATTTTTCGAAGTTTCTTGCCTCATCCGGAGTTTGTTTTCTAATTAACTCACGATATTCAGGTTCGATATGAAAAGCACCTGGAGATTTAAAATCTACTTGAGTTAATTTCTCAGAAGATTCTTTTTCTCTTAAAGATGTTTTCCCCTCTCTATGTTTTTCTTCTTCCTTTTTCTTGAATTTATCTAGATTCAGCATGGGTATTTAGGATTAGTCTATTACAGGTAAAAGTTCTTTCACTAATGATTTCACTTCTCTAGTTGGGCTTACAACATTAAAATTAGTGTCTCTTTGATATTGAATCGAATCTGGAATAAATCCATCTAACAGTTTTAATCCCAAGTAACCATCTAATTCAAAAGGCATCTTAGATTCCTTTACAGTTCTATTTACTCGGTTTCTGACACCAATAATTTTTGTTGGAAGATCAAGTGAATCTCTTACATCGGCGATATTACTTATACTAGAGATGGTTGGTCCTAGCGCCGTTTCATTTAAAGTGATTGGAACAATAACATCAGAATTAGCGATAATACTTGTCAAAAGATCTGTTACAGCTACATATCCAGCAGTATCTACTAAAATATAATCGTAATCGTAGTGTTTGTCTTCAATAAGCTTACGGTATTTCTCTGATACCGCAATTGAATTAGAATCGAAAGCAATTACATCAATATTATCGTGTGTTCCATTATCAGCATACATCACTAAAGTTTGTTGAGGGTCAGTATCCACACACAATACTTTACAATCAGGTTTATGATGAATAATACCGATAGCGATTTGTCTTAGTAGAGAAGATTTCGTATTTCCACCTTTTGAGTTGATAAATGAAATAACATGTGCTGGCTCCCCTTTTACTATATAATCTAATGGAACTTTGAAAATATCGGCGATTTTTGATAAACCTGAATAAGGAATCTCTACTTTTCCTTTTTCCCATTTGATCAGACCTTGCACAGAAATCTCTATAAGTTGAGCCAACTCTTTCTGTTGCATATTATTCTTTTTGCGAAGTTTTACGATGTTATCTCCGATCATTGTCCTTTTAGTTATATTATTGTATAGTTACAAAGCTATAAACTTTCTAATTTATGGTCAAGTTTATTTAAAGAATTATACTTTAAGATAATTAAAATTATTATTTATGTATCAAAATTCCAGAAAATGTACGGTACATCTATACATAATGAATAATTTTAGTGCATATTAATTTCCCGATGTGTATGTATATTTTATAAAATGTATTGATATACCGTATTAATAGTTATAAAAACACCTTTATATGTATAGATATACCGCAATCGGAATAAATTTTTTATAAATGATGTATAGGTTTACCATAAATCCTGTTAGGTTTGAGTATTTGATAAAAGAATTAAAAAGAAAAAATAAAAGAATATTTATAGGAGGGTTTATTTAATATTGTATTTAATTGTTTATTATAGGTGTGCGTAACTATCTGATAAACAGATTGTAATAAGTGATTTAAGTGATAGATTACCCGTATTAAGATGTATAGATTTACCATATCTATATGTATAGATTACCCATTAAACTATGTATAATAATTCCCTGAATGTATCAAATAGCACTAATAGTGTAATGGTTTTGATTGAAATGTATAGAATTACCGTGCTTTTATGTATAGATGTACCATACATTATCGGAAATGAGATACATAATTGATCAATTTTATAGGTATAGCAAATGAGACCTTTAATAATTTATGCATCAAAAGCCCCTACTATGTATTGTTATACCGCATTTATTATCGTTTAGATGTGTGAGTAAGTCATTAAATGTATAGAATTACCGTATATCTGTTAGAATTTTCATTCATTTTCCTAAATAGACTTACATTTTATGTATTCAGCCGGATTATCTATGCTTTTATGTACATGATATATGCATTATAACTATTCTTTTATGTATAGATGTACCACTAATTAAGTATGGTATTTTTATAAAATGTATAGAGTTACCGTAGAAATGAAGCTTATTTTCAATAAAACTGTCCTTAAAATGTAGTATAATCAACTATTATGTATAGATATACCGTTTGTTTTGGATATATATCATCTATTTAAGAAATATCATACACATATACATACAGTAATACATAAGAGTATTGCCATTTTGTGTATCGAATTCTTTAATTATGTATAGATATACCGCATATTTATTGCTTTTATTAATATTTTATGCCTTTGAATGCATACTCAGTATGAAAATTCTATTTCTACTGGAGGAAAGAAGAGTATAATTGAGCAAAAAAGTGTAACATAATTCTAAAGTATGTATAGATATACCGTATGAAAATGTAATTATGTATGAATTACCCGACCAAATATTTGCTTTTATGTATTGATATACCGAAGTTGTGACTCATAAATACGGTAAAGCTATACATATTACCATTTTTTGATTGTTTCCCGATAAAGTTAGATAATGGATATTTTAAACAAAATACGTACGAGTAGTAATAAAGTAAAACGACACAATCGTTTTATTAAAGCAAAACAGAAGAAACCTTTACCCTTGGTTTCTCAAAAGCTTTTATTATTTGCTTTTACATTAAATGATTTGACTGCAGAAGATGAGATTGTATTTAAGGTATCTGAATTTCTAGGTAGACATCCTGGAGGTAAAGATTTAAAGCAATTAGATTTTGGTTGTGATGCGTTAGCAAGTGCCAAAATCACATTAGGAGAGGGGGAACACAACGATACTAATAAATTTGAAAGAGAGTATATTCCTTTATTCTCTAAAATTAAACTAGATAAAACATCCATTGTATTCCAGTTTAATGGAAACTTTAAAAATTTATTATCACCTACATCAAATTATACACAATACCTGTATTCGAGCGTAAGACACATGAGATCTCCTCATGCTGTTAGAATGTATGACTTATTATCGCAAGGTGTAGGTAAGTATAATTCGAGAAAGATTTCTGTAGAAGAATTAAAATCTATATTAGGTTTATCAGAATCTAAATCATATAAGAATTTCGCTGCATTTAATCGCTCAATTCTTCAAAAATGTATTAAAGATATAAATGAGAATACAGACCTTGAAGTCACCTTAGAATTAATTAAAACCGGAAGAAGATGTACACATTTGGAATTCTTCTTCAATAAGAAACAAGCAGAAGGGCAGAAGCAGATCATGCATACAAATATGCAGAATCCTGCACAAGCAGCCCCAACACAGACGAACGGAGAAGCAACAGGAGAAAATCCTTTACAGAAAAAGATGAGTATGCTTCAGTCATTAGGGTTTAGTAGAGAAGAAATCCTGAGAGAGTTATTAAAAACAGATGTAGTGAATGAAGTCGAGGAAACAATTGAAGTCACTCCAGAAGTAGTTAACGAACCACCTCCTGTTCAAGGATCGCTTGATTTCGAATTTCAAGGTAAATTAAATAAACTACCTGTTCGATTAGGTGAACTAGGTTTACCACAAGATGTGATTCAGATTGCCGTTTCTAAATATCAACAAAACCCCAATTGGAAGATTTGGAAAGAAATAAATGATGTGAAAATGGCAATGAGAGACAAACAAAATTTCCCGAATATACATACACTTAAGAAGTGGATCTTATCATAAAAAAAAGCTCAGCACAAAATGCTGAGCTTTTATTTTAAACTGATATTGATATTATCCTAAAAGTTATCTTTAATTATATTATCTAATGCTAACAACCTAACTTAGTGTGATCTAAATTGTTTTTAGAAATCATATTTTTTTTCGATTATTTTTTTGAGTTTAGAATCATTAGTAATTTTTCGTTTAAAATCACTTTACAGTTATTTAATGAGTCTAAAGTGATAATCATGATATTTGAAAATGCTATTTCTACTTTATAATGAGTGAGTTATACTCAAAATCTTCTATAGAAACTCAAAGTATTTAGTGGATAAAATCTAATATGTATTTCAATGCACAGAAAAAAAGTGATTTTTTTATCCAACTTTCTATCATATTCTTTGATGTAAACTGTTACAATAATATTTTTTTGTTAAATTTGCGGGTTGATCATATTTAAAGATGAATGTAGTTTCATTTTAGGTTCCTAGCCTAAGGTGTAAAATGATTTGTCGTTGAATAAGATACCATGTTCGAAAGAAAAATAATTATATAAGAATAAATATGTCAATATTATCATTCCAAAAGCCGGAGAGAGTAGTAATGGACAAGGCCGGTGATTACAAAGGTCTATTTGAGTTCAAACCTTTAGAAAGAGGTTACGGTGCTACGATTGGTAATGCCTTCAAAAGAACGTTATTATCTGCGCTAGAAGGATATGCGATTGTCGGTATCAAGTTTTTGAATACTGTTCAAGATTCTTCTAAAGTAGCTGGTATCAATGAAGAATTACCAGAAGTGCTTTTGAATCTGAAGCAAGTTCGTTTAAAACCAATGATTGAAGAGCCAGTAGAAAAAATCATTGTAGATTTAAATGGTAAAACTGAATTCAGAGCGGGTGATATTAAAGAATTCTGCAGTCAGCAATTCGAAGTAATGAATCCTGATTTAGTAATCGCTACTTTAGACGGTACTTCAATTCCTCAATTCGAGTTAACTATTAGCTTAGGTAGAGGTTATGTTCTTGCAGAGAACCAAGCTATCAACGCAGAAGGCGATAGCGGTTACATCTCTATGGATACAACATTTACTCCAATCAAAAATGTTGATTACCATGTAGAGAACACTCGTGTAGAGCAACGTACTGACTACGAAAAACTGTTAATCGAGATCGAAACTGATGGAACTATTCTTCCTGAAGTAGCTTTACAAGGAGCTGCGAACATCTTGATCCAACACTTTGCGCAGATCACAGACAAAGAAATCACAATCGACATGACACCTCGTTCTGCTGAGCCTAAGTGGACTCCAGAAGAAATTAAGAAGCGTGCTATGTTAGAAACACCAATCTCAGAACTTGAATTATCAGTTCGTGCTTACAACTCATTGAAAGCAGGTGAGGTGAAAACTTTAGGTGAGTTAGTATCTCTTGAAGTACGTGACCTAATGAAATTCCGTAACTTCGGTAAGAAAACACTTACTGAGTTAGAAGAAATGTTATCTGACCGTGATTTAACTTTCGGTATGGATGTATCTAAAT from Flammeovirga yaeyamensis includes these protein-coding regions:
- a CDS encoding ParB N-terminal domain-containing protein — its product is MLNLDKFKKKEEEKHREGKTSLREKESSEKLTQVDFKSPGAFHIEPEYRELIRKQTPDEARNFEKSIKEEGVREPILYWTHTLRDENGAARLVHTVVDGHHRCEAAVKLGLAYIPCKELKFNSHNDVRIWMLRNQLGRRNIGDAEKITIALQLTEFLGVEAKERKKKQVESFNKKETVQKETAKEIQPVEKSEDELELDQFKDTLNLDASGRINRAEEAAKIAGVSTKNVTKMKKVIEKGGEDIVKSVINGDLSIHKAWSDIRAVEKQEKEKAKGEAKPKKVNLTPKVIQSLLHNKELVNGIAKVGYAFRNPKEKFDNITLDQVKVNHINDFALRFFEEGKEVKQAKNIDVVQFIKLSESDLFPLIVGYQIVSTLDDLEYIDSLSTYTAYTHKMYIVVKDKLTKSAIKKIEKDKLKIGVISVSETQESNVEHESHYLALSMENEFHMLRESVLHSVSSL
- a CDS encoding helix-turn-helix domain-containing protein is translated as MIGDNIVKLRKKNNMQQKELAQLIEISVQGLIKWEKGKVEIPYSGLSKIADIFKVPLDYIVKGEPAHVISFINSKGGNTKSSLLRQIAIGIIHHKPDCKVLCVDTDPQQTLVMYADNGTHDNIDVIAFDSNSIAVSEKYRKLIEDKHYDYDYILVDTAGYVAVTDLLTSIIANSDVIVPITLNETALGPTISSISNIADVRDSLDLPTKIIGVRNRVNRTVKESKMPFELDGYLGLKLLDGFIPDSIQYQRDTNFNVVSPTREVKSLVKELLPVID
- a CDS encoding replication initiation protein — its product is MDILNKIRTSSNKVKRHNRFIKAKQKKPLPLVSQKLLLFAFTLNDLTAEDEIVFKVSEFLGRHPGGKDLKQLDFGCDALASAKITLGEGEHNDTNKFEREYIPLFSKIKLDKTSIVFQFNGNFKNLLSPTSNYTQYLYSSVRHMRSPHAVRMYDLLSQGVGKYNSRKISVEELKSILGLSESKSYKNFAAFNRSILQKCIKDINENTDLEVTLELIKTGRRCTHLEFFFNKKQAEGQKQIMHTNMQNPAQAAPTQTNGEATGENPLQKKMSMLQSLGFSREEILRELLKTDVVNEVEETIEVTPEVVNEPPPVQGSLDFEFQGKLNKLPVRLGELGLPQDVIQIAVSKYQQNPNWKIWKEINDVKMAMRDKQNFPNIHTLKKWILS
- a CDS encoding DNA-directed RNA polymerase subunit alpha; this translates as MSILSFQKPERVVMDKAGDYKGLFEFKPLERGYGATIGNAFKRTLLSALEGYAIVGIKFLNTVQDSSKVAGINEELPEVLLNLKQVRLKPMIEEPVEKIIVDLNGKTEFRAGDIKEFCSQQFEVMNPDLVIATLDGTSIPQFELTISLGRGYVLAENQAINAEGDSGYISMDTTFTPIKNVDYHVENTRVEQRTDYEKLLIEIETDGTILPEVALQGAANILIQHFAQITDKEITIDMTPRSAEPKWTPEEIKKRAMLETPISELELSVRAYNSLKAGEVKTLGELVSLEVRDLMKFRNFGKKTLTELEEMLSDRDLTFGMDVSKYRLGED